The following proteins are encoded in a genomic region of Liolophura sinensis isolate JHLJ2023 chromosome 7, CUHK_Ljap_v2, whole genome shotgun sequence:
- the LOC135470973 gene encoding uncharacterized protein LOC135470973 codes for MWKILLFSCLALPGSALPTCPPEVNVCEFTLVVEPKLTMMHNKMLTYPEGGKLWEYTVTNTSNAQPVEDNVISADGWESPRLVYVFNESLPGPAIEVWEDQWVKVHVKNMLHNHGITVHWHGLHQLDTPFMDGVGFVSQCPILPGQTFTYKFKASPPGTFWYHSHVGSLRTMGMHGPFIIHERVPSQAVQNEFIWTVFDWNHEYDSEVSFYKMEYGVYEGRTKYNGGNSLDGARFSLFRFHSGLLNGKGRYYDPMTGHHNGAPLSSFQVKSGESYRVRVIAAGELYPFRISVDQHPLTIIASDGYYLEPVTVESFIINPGERFDFIINATQSVNNYWIRGKTLEVESNHTFEAILRYEGAASEADPLSKPQNCTEENICVVANCPFLYYPVEEFTLCLTFDELRAAKVQDTPPSDKGMFREHFLNFAFPGEKWTPASVNGKAFKLPTVSAVSQPHEIETDCNRQECGEDKVCRCTWSLPLDHGMTHQFVLLNMGQGKGWSHPVHMHGHSFYVIKMGYGEYNETTGEIIGDNLDIDCRGNPDREKSYCNDATWSNSSWINGNVPDVELEKPPRKDTLIVPTGGYAVVRIRANNAGVWIIHCHIQLHNMDGMALLLNESHANVPPIPDKFPSCRSYFDYQNMPFMDTTSPRPTTTIPVPEGEPEWSGNDGSK; via the coding sequence ATGTGGAAAATTCTGCTGTTTTCGTGCTTGGCGCTTCCAGGGAGTGCTCTTCCCACCTGTCCCCCGGAAGTGAATGTGTGTGAGTTTACGTTAGTTGTCGAACCGAAGTTAACAATGATGCACAACAAGATGTTGACCTACCCAGAAGGCGGCAAGCTCTGGGAGTACACAGTAACAAACACCTCGAACGCCCAGCCCGTTGAAGACAACGTGATATCGGCCGACGGATGGGAAAGCCCGAGACTGGTTTATGTTTTCAACGAATCTCTACCCGGACCAGCGATTGAGGTATGGGAGGACCAATGGGTTAAGGTACATGTGAAGAACATGCTGCACAACCACGGAATAACAGTACACTGGCACGGGTTGCATCAGTTAGACACCCCCTTTATGGATGGCGTAGGGTTTGTGTCGCAGTGTCCTATCCTTCCCGGCCAAACCTTTACCTACAAGTTCAAGGCAAGTCCACCAGGAACTTTCTGGTACCACTCTCACGTTGGTAGCTTAAGAACGATGGGTATGCATGGTCCTTTCATAATTCACGAGCGAGTCCCGTCACAGGCGGTACAGAACGAGTTCATCTGGACCGTGTTCGACTGGAACCATGAGTACGACTCCGAAGTGTCGTTTTACAAGATGGAGTATGGCGTCTATGAAGGTAGAACCAAATATAACGGGGGGAACTCTCTCGATGGGGCACGTTTCAGTTTGTTTCGGTTTCACTCTGGACTGTTGAATGGGAAAGGACGTTATTACGACCCGATGACAGGGCACCATAATGGCGCCCCTCTGTCTTCTTTCCAAGTCAAATCAGGCGAAAGTTACAGGGTAAGAGTAATAGCAGCAGGAGAGCTTTACCCGTTCAGGATATCTGTTGACCAGCATCCACTTACCATTATCGCCTCGGATGGCTACTATCTGGAACCTGTCACTGTGGAATCTTTCATTATCAACCCTGGAGAGAGGTTTGACTTTATCATCAACGCCACACAAAGCGTGAACAATTACTGGATTCGAGGAAAGACGTTAGAGGTCGAAAGCAACCACACATTTGAGGCCATTTTACGTTACGAAGGTGCAGCTTCTGAAGCTGACCCGTTATCGAAACCCCAAAACTGtacagaagaaaatatttgcGTTGTGGCAAACTGTCCGTTTCTATACTATCCTGTAGAAGAATTCACATTGTGCTTAACGTTCGATGAACTTCGAGCTGCCAAGGTGCAAGATACTCCTCCTAGTGATAAAGGCATGTTTAGAGAACATTTCCTTAACTTTGCTTTCCCTGGAGAAAAATGGACTCCAGCGTCCGTGAATGGCAAAGCCTTTAAACTTCCTACCGTTTCGGCCGTCTCTCAGCCGCATGAAATAGAGACTGACTGCAACAGACAAGAGTGTGGAGAAGACAAAGTATGCAGATGCACATGGAGCTTACCTTTGGATCACGGAATGACACATCAGTTTGTCTTGTTAAATATGGGACAAGGAAAAGGATGGTCCCATCCTGTACACATGCACGGACATTCTTTCTATGTAATAAAAATGGGATATGGCGAATACAATGAAACAACTGGAGAGATCATTGGAGACAATCTTGACATTGACTGCCGTGGAAATCCCGACAGGGAGAAGAGTTATTGTAATGACGCAACATGGTCAAACTCTTCGTGGATCAATGGAAACGTGCCTGATGTTGAACTAGAGAAACCTCCTCGTAAGGACACGTTGATCGTCCCGACAGGTGGCTATGCTGTGGTTAGGATAAGAGCGAATAATGCTGGTGTCTGGATAATTCATTGTCATATCCAGCTCCATAACATGGACGGAATGGCTTTGTTACTGAATGAATCGCATGCAAATGTTCCCCCGATTCCTGACAAATTTCCCTCTTGCAGAAGCTACTTTGACTACCAGAACATGCCGTTCATGGATACCACGTCGCCAAGGCCTACGACTACCATACCAGTACCCGAGGGTGAACCAGAATGGAGCGGTAATGACGGTAGTAAGTAA
- the LOC135470287 gene encoding uncharacterized protein LOC135470287: MLTLLLCFLCMLVLPSRGMPACEQNVEVCEFTLEAELKLTMMYGKILTYAEDGNLYDYRVTNTSSAEPIPSAEVITGDGYEMPRMVFVFNGQFPGPPIEVWENQMVKVKVVNKLKNDGITIHWHGLHQAGTPFMDGVPFVSQCPILPEQTFIYLFKAYPKGTFWYHSHMGSQRTMGLYGPIIIHERKPIYPGLQEFTWTITDWNHDYDSEMAYYKMVYGIYEGRSKIKGTGSLDGSFFSMFRYHSGLLNGKGRYHNPVTGKHNGAPLSVFNVTGGSSYRVRVIAAGELYPFRVSVDQHLITIIASDGYYLEPVTVESFIINPGERFDFIINATQTVDNYWIRGETLEVGMNHTLEAILHYDGAPVNMDPTSQPANCTMDSMCVVVNCPFTYYPMEDYTKCITFDSLRSLEVQKTPLKSDGMFQEQFLNFAFPGNKWTPGSINGIAYQQPVVSALTQPHEIDTQCTQDDCGEDKVCQCTWALPLHHAQTYQFVFLNMGSGKGWSHPIHMHGHSFYVLKMGYARYNETTAKLIGDNLDIDCRGNPDRTKSFCNNATWTNSSWLHGNVPDVELEKPPRKDTLIVPTGGYAVIRIKADNPGIWTLHCHIQIHNMDGMVMLLNESYSETPKIPNNFPSCRNYHGHHTADEEATSTAPVTTKVTPMLSTTTVKSTDNQMLCREMMGVYTKELFWGVVGCLIGIVALLFFILLVYMGLHRPRYGRGYTLEPVPGRLGFDNKGSDF; the protein is encoded by the exons ATGCTGActttacttttgtgttttctgtgtatgtTGGTATTGCCCAGCCGAGGTATGCCTGCTTGTGAACAAAATGTGGAGGTGTGCGAATTTACGTTAGAGGCTGAGCTGAAGCTGACAATGATGTATGGGAAGATATTAACCTATGCTGAGGATGGAAATCTCTACGACTACCGAGTTACCAACACATCCTCGGCGGAGCCTATTCCCTCGGCCGAAGTAATAACAGGGGATGGTTATGAAATGCCAAGGATGGTTTTTGTCTTCAACGGTCAGTTTCCTGGCCCACCCATCGAGGTGTGGGAAAACCAAATGGTCAAAGTGAAAGTAGTGAACAAACTGAAGAATGATGGTATCACTATCCATTGGCATGGTCTTCACCAGGCAGGCACCCCATTCATGGACGGGGTACCATTCGTCTCCCAATGCCCAATACTTCCAGAGcaaacatttatctatttgttcaAGGCTTACCCAAAGGGAACCTTTTGGTATCACTCCCATATGGGAAGTCAAAGAACGATGGGGTTGTATGGGCCAATAATCATTCATGAGAGGAAGCCAATTTATCCCGGATTGCAGGAATTTACTTGGACGATCACTGACTGGAATCATGACTATGATTCTGAAATGGCCTACTACAAAATGGTCTACGGTATATACGAAGGTCGTAGTAAGATAAAAGGTACAGGGTCCTTGGACGGTAGCTTCTTCAGCATGTTCAGATATCACTCCGGCCTGCTGAATGGAAAAGGACGTTATCACAACCCGGTCACTGGGAAACACAATGGGGCCCCTTTGTCCGTTTTCAATGTGACTGGAGGATCCAGTTACAGGGTGAGGGTCATAGCGGCAGGTGAACTCTATCCTTTTCGGGTCTCAGTGGATCAGCACCTCATCACCATCATCGCCTCGGATGGCTACTATCTGGAACCTGTCACTGTGGAATCTTTCATCATCAACCCTGGAGAGAGGTTTGACTTTATCATCAACGCCACACAAACTGTGGACAATTACTGGATTCGGGGAGAAACACTGGAGGTTGGAATGAATCACACCCTCGAAGCTATTCTTCATTACGACGGCGCACCAGTCAACATGGACCCAACCTCTCAACCAGCTAACTGCACAATGGACAGTATGTGTGTGGTTGTCAACTGCCCTTTTACATATTACCCAATGGAGGACTACACCAAGTGCATAACCTTCGATAGTTTACGATCGCTGGAAGTACAGAAAACGCCTCTGAAGAGCGATGGGATGTTTCAGGAGCAGTTTCTTAATTTTGCTTTTCCGGGCAACAAATGGACACCAGGGTCGATAAATGGAATAGCCTACCAACAGCCGGTTGTGTCCGCTCTAACCCAACCCCATGAAATAGACACACAGTGCACGCAAGACGACTGTGGGGAGGATAAGGTCTGCCAGTGCACGTGGGCACTCCCACTACACCATGCTCAGACTTACCAGTTTGTCTTTCTGAATATGGGGAGTGGAAAAGGCTGGTCTCATCCGATACACATGCACGGACATTCCTTCTACGTCTTAAAGATGGGGTACGCCCGCTACAACGAAACAACGGCAAAGCTCATTGGTGATAACTTGGATATAGACTGCCGAGGAAATCCCGACAGAACTAAAAGTTTCTGCAACAACGCCACTTGGACTAATTCCTCGTGGCTCCATGGCAATGTACCCGATGTTGAACTAGAGAAACCTCCTCGCAAGGACACGCTGATTGTTCCGACAGGTGGGTACGCTGTCATTCGGATCAAGGCCGACAACCCCGGTATTTGGACGCTTCACTGCCACATTCAGATACACAACATGGATGGGATGGTTATGCTTCTCAATGAGTCCTACTCGGAAACCCCGAAAATACCCAATAATTTTCCCTCCTGCAGGAATTATCATGGACATCACACCGCTGATGAAGAGGCGACGTCGACAGCCCCAGTAACTACAAAAGTAACACCCATGTTGTCGACTACCACTGTAAAGTCGACTGATAATCAAATGCTTTGCCGGGAAATGATGGGAG tgTACACCAAGGAGCTGTTCTGGGGAGTTGTAGGGTGTCTGATCGGCATTGTTGCACTGCTATTTTTCATCCTGTTGGTTTACATGGGTCTTCATAGGCCTCGCTATGGAAGAGGTTACACTCTTGAACCTGTGCCTGGGAGATTAGGTTTTGATAACAAGGGATCCGATTTTTGA